Proteins encoded by one window of Primulina huaijiensis isolate GDHJ02 chromosome 1, ASM1229523v2, whole genome shotgun sequence:
- the LOC140985058 gene encoding uncharacterized protein — MTTVPKAEDVHQIVDHQQEANPTAVGWRGKLEEQYQRIKTHAETYPYVWGSYILVYGGFGLWLTYRWRRLRNTEDRVRVLQERLRKLMEAEQPTNSTAATQQPSNSALLTKNLAPPSDDKATK, encoded by the coding sequence ATGACAACTGTGCCTAAGGCCGAAGACGTTCATCAAATAGTTGACCACCAGCAAGAGGCAAATCCCACAGCTGTCGGGTGGAGAGGGAAACTAGAAGAGCAATACCAAAGGATAAAGACTCATGCAGAAACGTACCCCTATGTGTGGGGTTCTTATATACTTGTATATGGAGGATTTGGTCTCTGGTTGACCTACAGGTGGAGAAGGCTCCGCAATACAGAGGACAGGGTCCGAGTTCTTCAAGAGAGACTGCGTAAACTAATGGAAGCTGAACAGCCAACCAACTCTACCGCGGCTACACAACAGCCTTCAAACTCTGCTTTATTGACCAAAAACCTCGCCCCTCCATCAGATGATAAAGCTACCAAATAG